A single region of the Montipora capricornis isolate CH-2021 chromosome 13, ASM3666992v2, whole genome shotgun sequence genome encodes:
- the LOC138029465 gene encoding uncharacterized protein: MQWTILSAIHFNYNLRRENKVDDQGNIKVKVTYPKFKDRKATVREIKVEQNYEYVAEIYETLISTSREDLKAVKEELDRQTPQALHSMLQNKENKEEAIGKYHSRKQKETVICPPTCSDAELQSIVQPAANGPTRKRKTHTCSKCGKPRKGQERGQCSTNAAAP; the protein is encoded by the exons GACTATTCTCTCTGCAATTCATTTCAATTACAATCTGAGGAGAGAAAACAAGGTTGATGATCAAGGAAACATAAAGGTTAAAGTCACATATCCCAAATTTAAAGACCGCAAGGCAACAGTGAGGGAGATTAAAGTGGAGCAAAATTATG AGTATGTGGCTGAAATCTACGAAACACTAATTTCAACTTCGAGGGAAGATTTAAAGGCTGTGAAAGAGGAGTTGGATAGGCAGACCCCGCAAGCTTTGCACAGTATGCtgcaaaacaaggaaaacaaggAAGAAGCAATTGGAAAGTACCATTCCAGAAAGCAGAAAGAAACAGTTATCTGCCCCCCAACCTGTTCTG ATGCAGAACTACAATCAATAGTCCAGCCTGCTGCAAATGGTCCTACTCGCAAACGGAAGACACACACATGCTCGAAGTGTGGGAAACCACGTAAAGGCCAGGAAAGGGGACAGTGCAGCACAAATGCAGCTGCACCATAA